A genomic segment from Bradyrhizobium diazoefficiens USDA 110 encodes:
- the arsB gene encoding ACR3 family arsenite efflux transporter: MGLFERYLTLWVALCIVAGVALGHIMPSFFGAVATAEIAKVNLPVAVLIWLMIVPMLLKIDFGSLGQVREHWRGVGVTLFINWAVKPFSMALLGSFFIGHVFAPMLPAGQIPSYIAGLILLAAAPCTAMVFVWSNLCEGEPHYTLSQVALNDVIMVFLFAPLVGLLLGVASISVPWGTLLLSVLLYIVVPVIVAQAWRRVLLQKGGDAFARSLRTLQPLSLAALLATLVLLFGFQGEQIVRQPGVIAILAVPILVQVYFNAGLAYWLSRRFGVAWCVAAPAALIGASNFFELAVAAAISLFGLDSGAALATVVGVLVEVPVMLSVVRIVKATRGWYEAGAGKVSTPAEARQ, translated from the coding sequence ATGGGACTGTTCGAACGATACCTGACCCTCTGGGTCGCGCTCTGCATCGTTGCCGGCGTGGCGCTGGGACATATCATGCCCAGCTTCTTCGGTGCGGTCGCGACCGCCGAGATTGCCAAGGTCAATTTGCCGGTCGCGGTGCTGATCTGGCTGATGATCGTGCCGATGTTGCTGAAGATCGACTTCGGCTCGCTGGGCCAGGTCCGTGAGCATTGGCGCGGCGTCGGCGTCACCCTTTTCATCAACTGGGCTGTCAAGCCATTCTCGATGGCGCTGCTCGGCTCGTTCTTCATCGGCCATGTGTTCGCACCCATGCTGCCGGCGGGCCAGATCCCGTCCTACATCGCGGGCCTGATCCTGCTGGCCGCCGCGCCCTGCACCGCGATGGTGTTCGTATGGTCCAATTTGTGCGAGGGGGAGCCGCACTATACGCTGAGCCAGGTCGCGCTCAACGACGTGATCATGGTTTTCCTGTTTGCACCGCTGGTCGGACTGCTGCTCGGGGTCGCCTCCATCAGCGTTCCCTGGGGCACGCTGCTGCTCTCGGTTTTGCTCTACATCGTGGTCCCCGTGATCGTCGCGCAAGCGTGGCGAAGGGTGCTGCTGCAAAAGGGCGGCGATGCCTTCGCCCGCAGCCTGCGGACGCTGCAGCCTCTTTCGCTCGCCGCGCTTCTGGCGACATTGGTTTTGCTGTTCGGCTTTCAGGGAGAACAGATCGTCAGGCAGCCCGGCGTCATCGCGATCCTCGCCGTCCCGATCCTCGTTCAGGTCTATTTCAATGCGGGCCTGGCCTATTGGCTCAGCCGGCGGTTCGGCGTGGCCTGGTGCGTTGCCGCTCCAGCCGCCCTCATCGGCGCGAGCAATTTCTTCGAACTGGCGGTCGCTGCCGCGATCAGCCTGTTCGGCCTCGACTCCGGCGCGGCGCTTGCGACCGTCGTCGGCGTCCTTGTCGAGGTCCCGGTGATGCTGTCCGTCGTCCGCATCGTGAAGGCGACCAGAGGCTGGTACGAAGCCGGTGCCGGCAAGGTCTCCACGCCGGCGGAGGCCCGCCAGTGA
- a CDS encoding ArsR/SmtB family transcription factor → MESEEAVLALAALSQSTRLEAFRTLVKHEPDGLAAGDLARQLEVPPNTLSAHLSILTRARLVTSERHSRSIVYRANLAEFRDVAVFLLRDCCGGRPEVCEPVVESLQACCSPKRKGRIRA, encoded by the coding sequence ATGGAATCCGAAGAAGCCGTTCTCGCCCTCGCGGCGCTGTCCCAATCGACCCGTCTGGAGGCCTTCCGGACGTTGGTCAAACATGAGCCCGATGGCCTTGCGGCAGGCGACCTCGCGCGCCAGCTGGAAGTGCCGCCCAACACGCTCTCGGCCCATCTGTCGATCTTGACGCGCGCGCGTCTGGTCACATCCGAGCGGCACAGCCGTTCGATTGTGTATCGCGCCAACCTCGCCGAATTCCGGGACGTTGCGGTTTTCCTGCTTCGCGATTGCTGCGGCGGGCGGCCGGAGGTGTGCGAGCCGGTCGTCGAAAGCCTCCAAGCCTGCTGCTCTCCAAAGCGAAAGGGGCGTATCCGTGCCTGA
- a CDS encoding GDCCVxC domain-containing (seleno)protein, with protein MQTQSVITCPVCHHASAETMPTDACQFFYDCKGCGARLKPKSGDCCVFCSYGSVPCPPIQQNGKCC; from the coding sequence ATGCAAACGCAATCGGTTATTACGTGTCCGGTCTGTCATCACGCGTCAGCCGAGACCATGCCGACTGACGCCTGCCAGTTCTTCTACGATTGCAAGGGGTGCGGGGCCCGGCTCAAGCCCAAGAGCGGCGATTGCTGCGTCTTTTGTTCGTACGGATCGGTCCCTTGTCCGCCGATCCAGCAGAACGGAAAGTGCTGTTGA
- the arsC gene encoding arsenate reductase (glutaredoxin) (This arsenate reductase requires both glutathione and glutaredoxin to convert arsenate to arsenite, after which the efflux transporter formed by ArsA and ArsB can extrude the arsenite from the cell, providing resistance.), whose amino-acid sequence MSVTIYHNPECGTSRNTLAMIRQSGAEPTVIEYLKTPPSRETLKQLIAAMGISVRALLREKGTPYKELGLADPKWTDDELLDAMMAHPILINRPIVVTAKGTRLCRPSEAVVDLLDNPLGRFVKEDGEVIEAR is encoded by the coding sequence ATGAGCGTCACGATCTATCACAATCCTGAATGCGGAACCTCACGCAATACGCTCGCGATGATCCGGCAGAGCGGTGCCGAGCCCACCGTTATTGAATACCTCAAGACCCCACCGTCGCGCGAAACGCTCAAGCAACTTATCGCAGCGATGGGAATATCGGTCCGCGCATTGCTGCGCGAGAAGGGGACGCCGTACAAGGAGCTCGGCCTTGCCGACCCCAAATGGACAGACGATGAACTGCTCGACGCGATGATGGCACATCCCATTCTGATCAATCGTCCGATCGTGGTGACGGCGAAGGGCACGCGGCTGTGCCGGCCCTCCGAAGCCGTCGTCGACCTCCTGGACAATCCCCTCGGCCGGTTTGTGAAGGAGGATGGCGAGGTGATCGAAGCCAGGTAG
- a CDS encoding arsenate reductase ArsC has translation MPDQIYNVLFLCTGNSARSILAESILRKDGASRFQSFSAGSTPKGAVHPLALRTLESMDYPADGMRSKSWLEFTALDAPVMDFVFTVCDNAAGESCPIWPGQPMTAHWGIEDPAAADGTELQRQAAFVTAFRYLKNRIDTFVNLPLRSIDKLSLGTRLREIGRADGASHSTPKAG, from the coding sequence GTGCCTGATCAAATCTACAATGTCCTGTTCCTGTGTACCGGCAATTCAGCACGCTCGATCCTCGCCGAGTCGATCCTCAGGAAGGACGGAGCCAGCCGCTTTCAATCCTTCTCCGCCGGCAGCACGCCGAAAGGTGCAGTTCACCCGCTGGCACTGCGCACGCTCGAGAGCATGGACTATCCTGCCGACGGGATGCGATCGAAAAGCTGGCTGGAGTTCACTGCGCTCGACGCGCCGGTGATGGATTTCGTGTTCACCGTTTGTGACAATGCCGCCGGCGAGTCCTGCCCGATCTGGCCGGGACAGCCGATGACCGCGCACTGGGGCATCGAGGATCCGGCCGCGGCAGACGGCACGGAGTTGCAGAGGCAGGCGGCGTTCGTCACCGCGTTCCGCTATCTCAAGAACCGGATCGACACCTTCGTGAATCTTCCACTGAGGAGCATCGACAAGCTCTCGCTCGGCACCAGGCTGCGCGAGATCGGCCGCGCCGATGGTGCGAGCCATTCAACGCCGAAGGCAGGCTGA
- a CDS encoding DUF1259 domain-containing protein: MRSAILPLMGIGACFIATAHAQDVDWQKVDDALGRKPAVAGDVHRYGFPRTDLTVTLDGVTIKPSLALGGWVAFKPAHGAVMAMGDLVLLESEINPVMQKMIESGLEITAVHNHLLGAVPATFYMHVAGHGDPLKIATAIKTALAESKTPMSAPAPAVPPPAIDLDTAKLDQIIGVKGQANGGVYQFNVPRRDPITEHGMQLSPVGPMGVATGVNFQPTGGGRAAITGDFVLIGDEVNPVIMALRSHGISVTALHSHMLDEQPRLFFMHFWANDDAIKLANGVRAALDKTASTKN, translated from the coding sequence ATGCGAAGTGCAATTCTGCCGCTGATGGGCATCGGCGCATGCTTCATCGCGACCGCTCACGCGCAGGATGTCGACTGGCAGAAGGTCGATGATGCGCTGGGCCGAAAGCCGGCCGTCGCCGGCGACGTGCATCGTTATGGCTTTCCCCGCACCGACCTCACGGTGACGCTCGACGGCGTCACCATCAAGCCTTCGCTGGCGCTGGGCGGCTGGGTCGCGTTCAAGCCCGCGCATGGCGCCGTCATGGCAATGGGCGATCTGGTGCTGCTCGAATCGGAAATCAACCCGGTCATGCAGAAGATGATCGAGAGCGGGTTGGAGATTACGGCCGTTCACAACCATCTGCTCGGCGCGGTTCCGGCGACATTCTACATGCATGTGGCCGGGCACGGTGATCCGCTCAAGATCGCGACCGCCATCAAGACCGCGCTTGCCGAGAGCAAGACGCCTATGTCGGCGCCGGCTCCGGCGGTCCCGCCGCCTGCCATTGATCTCGACACGGCCAAGCTCGATCAGATCATCGGCGTCAAGGGGCAGGCCAACGGCGGTGTCTATCAGTTCAACGTTCCCCGCCGCGATCCGATTACCGAGCACGGAATGCAGTTAAGTCCCGTCGGCCCCATGGGCGTTGCGACCGGTGTGAACTTCCAGCCGACCGGCGGCGGCAGGGCGGCCATCACCGGCGACTTCGTGCTGATCGGCGACGAGGTGAATCCCGTGATCATGGCGCTCCGGTCCCATGGCATCTCCGTAACGGCGCTTCATAGCCACATGCTGGACGAGCAGCCGCGCCTTTTCTTCATGCACTTCTGGGCGAACGACGACGCGATCAAGCTCGCCAATGGCGTGCGTGCCGCGCTCGACAAGACGGCGAGTACGAAGAACTGA
- a CDS encoding MFS transporter — protein sequence MRMVSPRTSALHYGWIVLGAGTFGSFMTLPGQTAGVSVFFDPITADLGISRTSASIAYAVGTLAGILPAPVIGRWIDRRGPRLAATIIACGLALACALMAMVQSAVMLLIGFAVLRGAAIGGLSLVSQQVVNLWFVRRRGIAAAAASLGLAAGSMTFPKLIDSLISLYGWRGAYLALAGLVALTIVPVAAALFRDRPEKYGLSTDAGLPPTTQDLREESSFTRKQALRTGVFWLLCAAGFLTNAIGTALLLNHFSIMRTAGIAHSDALLLLSLLAGVQAVATLGTGFLVDRYEPRHLVPIAMFMLALATALPAFSSGVAISVLYALSLGGAYGSQQAINAAGYAQYFGRDHLGAIRGASFVFGIAGAAFGPLPFAASVDWAGSYAAVLIGCCMLCIICGAGAFAVKRPFSSAESMMNCKMGATP from the coding sequence ATGCGGATGGTGAGCCCCCGAACGTCGGCTCTCCATTATGGCTGGATCGTACTGGGCGCGGGCACATTCGGCTCGTTCATGACGCTGCCCGGCCAAACAGCAGGCGTTTCCGTTTTCTTCGACCCCATCACCGCCGATCTCGGAATCTCTCGCACATCAGCCTCAATCGCTTATGCAGTGGGGACGCTTGCGGGAATCCTCCCGGCACCGGTCATCGGTCGTTGGATCGACCGGCGGGGACCCCGCCTGGCGGCGACCATCATCGCGTGTGGCCTCGCCCTGGCCTGCGCTCTCATGGCGATGGTTCAATCCGCAGTGATGCTGCTTATTGGCTTCGCAGTGTTGCGTGGCGCTGCAATCGGAGGCCTCAGCCTCGTCAGTCAGCAGGTCGTCAATCTATGGTTCGTACGTCGGCGCGGGATTGCCGCTGCAGCAGCCAGTCTCGGACTCGCGGCCGGTTCCATGACCTTCCCGAAGCTGATCGATAGCCTGATCTCGCTCTACGGCTGGCGAGGCGCCTATCTCGCCCTCGCCGGACTTGTTGCACTCACCATTGTGCCGGTTGCGGCTGCCCTGTTTCGCGATCGGCCGGAGAAATACGGCCTCAGCACGGACGCCGGGTTGCCGCCGACTACGCAAGATCTACGGGAGGAGTCTTCGTTTACGCGCAAGCAGGCGCTCCGTACCGGCGTATTCTGGCTGCTGTGCGCGGCAGGCTTTCTCACCAATGCCATCGGCACCGCGCTCTTGCTCAATCACTTCTCAATCATGCGGACGGCCGGGATCGCACACAGCGACGCGCTGCTACTGCTGTCGCTTCTTGCCGGCGTTCAAGCCGTTGCGACACTCGGCACCGGATTTCTGGTGGATCGCTATGAACCCCGGCACCTCGTTCCGATCGCGATGTTCATGCTTGCGCTGGCGACGGCTCTTCCGGCGTTTAGCAGCGGCGTCGCCATCAGTGTGCTGTACGCGCTGAGCCTGGGAGGGGCGTACGGTTCGCAGCAAGCCATCAACGCCGCCGGCTATGCGCAGTATTTCGGCCGCGACCATCTCGGCGCAATCAGGGGCGCGTCGTTCGTCTTCGGCATTGCCGGCGCAGCGTTCGGCCCGCTGCCTTTCGCGGCAAGCGTCGATTGGGCCGGAAGCTATGCGGCCGTCCTGATCGGTTGCTGCATGCTTTGCATTATCTGCGGCGCCGGAGCATTCGCCGTCAAACGACCGTTCTCGTCGGCCGAGTCGATGATGAACTGCAAGATGGGAGCAACGCCATGA
- a CDS encoding ArsR/SmtB family transcription factor yields the protein MKIDDAAARLEALGNRTRLQIYRALVRAGRSGMPVGRLQDKLKIPASTLSHHIKSLVAVGLISQVRESTTLVCHANYDLMRGLVDFLAAECCADEVGCKGARTAA from the coding sequence ATGAAGATCGACGACGCAGCAGCACGCCTGGAAGCCCTGGGTAACCGGACACGGCTTCAGATCTATCGGGCCCTGGTCCGGGCCGGACGGTCGGGCATGCCCGTCGGCCGCTTGCAGGACAAGCTGAAGATCCCGGCCTCGACGTTGTCGCATCACATCAAGTCTCTGGTCGCGGTCGGACTCATCAGCCAGGTCCGCGAATCGACGACCCTGGTCTGTCACGCGAACTATGACTTGATGCGGGGCCTGGTCGATTTCCTCGCGGCGGAGTGCTGTGCGGACGAAGTCGGATGCAAGGGCGCCCGGACGGCGGCCTGA
- a CDS encoding ArsR/SmtB family transcription factor codes for MNRKIAARCLAELGNLTRLDIYRLLVRAGPPGLSITDIQTRLDVPASTLAFHLRGLVTAGLVAQEKNGRTVICRARYDRMDGVIAFLREHCCEGFASDAPAAATRRAS; via the coding sequence ATGAACCGGAAAATCGCTGCGCGCTGTCTGGCGGAACTAGGCAATTTGACGCGCCTGGACATATATCGGCTGCTGGTTCGAGCCGGGCCGCCCGGCCTTAGCATCACCGATATCCAGACCCGCCTCGACGTACCGGCCTCGACGCTCGCCTTTCATCTCCGCGGGCTGGTCACCGCTGGCCTCGTCGCACAGGAAAAAAACGGGCGCACGGTGATCTGCCGCGCTCGATACGATCGCATGGACGGAGTCATCGCGTTCTTGCGCGAGCATTGCTGCGAGGGATTTGCGAGTGACGCGCCGGCGGCGGCGACACGCCGGGCGAGTTGA